In the genome of Gloeotrichia echinulata CP02, one region contains:
- a CDS encoding molybdenum cofactor guanylyltransferase, with protein MTNDKSQITTDKLTAIVLAGGKSSRMGQDKALIPIQGIPLLQRVCGIAQQCADRVYIVTPWPERYQHLLLPNCHFIQEQPLPNLPTSPPPHGPLVGFSQGLAQVQTDWVLLLACDLPRLRVEVLQAWADGLDTVPDQAIAALAHHAKGWEPLCGFYRRRSLPELLDFVNQGGRSFQSWLREHTVQVLPLPEPQMLFNCNTPEDLAW; from the coding sequence ATGACAAATGACAAATCACAAATCACAACTGACAAATTAACCGCTATTGTTTTAGCAGGCGGTAAAAGTTCTCGTATGGGTCAGGATAAAGCCCTGATTCCCATTCAAGGGATACCGTTGTTACAGCGTGTTTGTGGGATTGCACAACAGTGTGCTGATAGAGTCTATATAGTCACTCCCTGGCCAGAACGCTATCAACACTTGCTTTTACCTAATTGTCACTTCATCCAAGAACAACCTTTACCCAATCTCCCCACCTCCCCACCTCCCCACGGCCCACTGGTAGGGTTTTCCCAAGGACTGGCGCAAGTACAAACAGATTGGGTGCTGCTGTTAGCTTGTGATTTACCTAGATTGCGCGTTGAGGTGTTACAAGCATGGGCTGATGGACTCGATACTGTCCCTGATCAAGCGATCGCCGCTTTGGCTCATCATGCTAAAGGATGGGAACCTTTGTGTGGTTTTTATCGCCGTCGCTCATTACCAGAATTGTTGGATTTTGTCAATCAAGGGGGGCGATCATTTCAGTCATGGCTGAGAGAACATACTGTGCAAGTTTTACCCTTACCAGAACCCCAAATGCTGTTTAACTGTAATACACCAGAAGATTTAGCATGGTAA
- a CDS encoding DUF4351 domain-containing protein gives MIDHDRLFKELLSTFFVEFLELFLPEVLVYLERDSIEFLDKEVFTDVTAGVRYEADLIVKVKFRGQDTCFLIHVENQSYKQQDFDKRMFRYFSRLYEKFDLPVYPVVLFSYDYPKTPEPNSHQIVFPNKVVLQFNYDVIQLNRLNWRDFVRQQNPVASALMAKMNIAPAERRQVKLECLRLLATLRLDPARMRLISGFIDTYLRLNAEEQRLLKADLVTIEPREQEVVMQIVTSWMEEGIEQGIEQGIEQGIEQGIEQGKELATLSLVMRQLPRRVGSLTPGLEQRVQQLSLTQLEDLAVALLDFSSVRDLEAWLEQTAGTLDMSEQS, from the coding sequence ATGATTGATCATGATCGCTTGTTTAAGGAACTCCTCTCCACTTTTTTTGTGGAGTTCCTTGAATTATTTTTGCCAGAAGTCCTGGTTTATTTAGAACGGGATTCTATCGAGTTTTTAGACAAAGAAGTTTTTACTGATGTCACTGCTGGAGTACGTTACGAGGCTGATTTAATTGTTAAAGTCAAATTTCGTGGACAAGATACTTGTTTTCTGATTCATGTAGAGAACCAATCGTATAAACAGCAAGACTTTGACAAGCGGATGTTTCGTTACTTTTCTCGTTTGTATGAAAAATTTGATTTACCTGTGTATCCGGTGGTTTTATTTTCTTACGATTATCCCAAAACCCCAGAACCAAATTCACATCAAATAGTATTTCCCAATAAAGTAGTTTTGCAGTTTAACTATGATGTCATTCAATTAAATCGCCTGAATTGGCGAGATTTTGTGCGTCAACAAAATCCGGTAGCTAGTGCATTAATGGCAAAAATGAATATTGCACCAGCAGAACGCCGCCAAGTAAAGTTGGAATGCTTGCGTCTGCTAGCAACATTGCGATTAGATCCAGCACGGATGCGGTTGATTTCTGGGTTTATTGATACTTATTTGCGCCTGAATGCGGAAGAGCAACGGCTGTTAAAAGCTGATCTTGTTACCATAGAACCAAGAGAACAGGAGGTAGTTATGCAAATCGTTACCAGTTGGATGGAAGAAGGAATTGAACAGGGAATTGAACAGGGAATTGAACAGGGAATTGAACAGGGAATTGAACAGGGAAAGGAACTAGCAACGCTATCCCTAGTTATGCGCCAACTTCCTCGGCGAGTTGGTTCGCTAACCCCTGGGTTAGAACAGCGTGTTCAGCAGTTATCGTTGACACAGTTAGAAGATTTGGCTGTAGCGCTGCTAGATTTCTCTTCTGTAAGAGATTTAGAAGCTTGGTTAGAGCAGACAGCAGGAACTTTGGATATGAGCGAGCAATCGTGA
- the polA gene encoding DNA polymerase I — translation MSQTSDSPTATRPTFILVDGHSLAFRSYFALAKARDGGLRTKTGIPTNVCFGFLKSLIDLMATEQPQAMAVAFDLGLPTFRHEADDTYKADRPETPEDFIADLKNLQELLAGFNLPIFTAPGYEADDVLGTLAQKATAAGYRVKILTGDRDLFQLIDIDKEITVLYFSPDSLKRSTNSITEFRAEQVKEKLGILPSQIVDFKALCGDKSDNIPGVKGIGEKTAVQLINTYGSLFGIYAALREIPGAIQKKLSVGREDAEKSRYLASIVVDVPLEVNLEACKLTGFDTNVLIPVLERLELKLFLGKLKEIQQRFGGKVEETPGTETAEKPSIQNLELSSDQDDDVWFFSPGDTSAVTQKPDSPIQPRIINTQAQLTDLVNLLQGFTNPETPVAWDTETTDLEPRDAALVGIGCCWGNQPDEVAYIPLGHKIGENLNLEFALETLRPILESADYPKALQNAKFDRLILRCQGINLAGVVFDSMLASYLLNPDASHNLSDLALRYLGLKAKSYLDLVPKGKTIADLDIPIVADYCGMDVYSTFGLVAKLREELEKIPTLYKLLLEVEQPLEAVLAEMEYLGIRINSAYLQELSQQLEIDLARLEEQATGIAGEKFNLGSPKQLSLILFEKLGLSTKYSRKIQTGYSTDAATLEKLQEVDTTGFVDAIIEYRTLAKLKSTYVDALPELVRLDTQRVHTDFNQTATSTGRLSSSNPNLQNIPIRTAFSRQIRKAFLPEPGWLMVAADYSQIELRILAHLSQEPVLVKAYQENEDIHTVTARLVFEKEDITADERRLAKTINFGVIYGMGSLKFARSTGVNKENANEFIKRFNSRYSQVFEYLEGVKKQAIAQGYVETILGRRRYLEFTNNSLRKLKGSNPEDIDLTTLKNLGAYDAGLLRSAANAPIQGSSADIIKIAMVRMHEILSKYQAQLLLQVHDELVFEVPHQEWEELQPQIKSVMEDAVKLSVPLVVDVRAGENWMETK, via the coding sequence ATGTCGCAAACTTCTGATTCTCCAACAGCAACACGCCCTACGTTCATCCTGGTAGATGGACACTCGCTGGCTTTTCGTTCATACTTCGCTCTGGCCAAAGCACGAGATGGTGGACTGAGGACAAAGACTGGTATTCCTACAAATGTATGCTTTGGCTTTCTCAAGTCGCTGATAGACCTAATGGCTACAGAACAGCCCCAAGCAATGGCTGTAGCCTTTGATTTAGGCTTACCAACTTTCCGCCACGAAGCTGATGATACTTATAAAGCTGATCGTCCAGAAACACCTGAAGACTTTATTGCTGATTTAAAAAATCTGCAGGAGTTACTCGCAGGCTTCAATTTGCCAATTTTTACGGCTCCTGGTTATGAGGCTGATGATGTTTTAGGAACCTTAGCCCAAAAAGCCACTGCTGCTGGGTATAGAGTGAAAATTTTAACAGGCGATCGCGATTTATTTCAACTGATCGACATTGATAAGGAAATCACTGTTCTCTATTTTAGTCCAGATTCTCTGAAACGTTCCACAAATAGCATTACTGAATTTCGAGCAGAACAAGTTAAAGAAAAATTAGGCATTCTCCCTTCGCAAATTGTCGATTTTAAAGCCCTTTGCGGTGATAAATCAGATAATATTCCTGGAGTTAAAGGAATTGGTGAAAAGACGGCTGTGCAGCTAATAAATACCTACGGTTCTTTATTTGGGATTTATGCTGCATTGCGTGAAATTCCAGGCGCAATTCAGAAAAAACTGTCTGTAGGTAGAGAAGATGCTGAAAAATCTCGCTACTTAGCAAGTATAGTTGTTGATGTGCCGCTAGAAGTTAATTTAGAAGCTTGCAAATTAACAGGTTTTGATACTAACGTCCTGATACCAGTTTTAGAAAGATTAGAATTAAAGTTATTTTTAGGAAAACTCAAAGAAATACAGCAACGGTTTGGTGGCAAAGTTGAAGAAACGCCAGGGACAGAAACAGCAGAAAAACCCAGTATTCAGAACTTAGAACTCAGCAGTGATCAAGATGATGATGTCTGGTTTTTTAGTCCTGGTGATACCTCAGCAGTTACCCAAAAACCTGATTCTCCAATTCAACCACGGATCATCAATACCCAAGCGCAACTAACTGATTTGGTTAATCTTTTACAAGGATTTACCAACCCAGAGACACCCGTTGCTTGGGATACGGAAACCACTGATTTAGAACCACGGGACGCCGCTTTAGTGGGAATTGGTTGCTGCTGGGGAAATCAGCCAGATGAAGTAGCCTATATTCCCCTTGGTCACAAAATAGGGGAGAATCTAAATTTAGAGTTTGCCTTAGAAACACTACGTCCAATTTTAGAAAGTGCGGATTATCCAAAAGCTTTGCAAAATGCCAAGTTTGACCGCTTAATTCTGAGGTGTCAAGGCATTAATTTGGCGGGAGTGGTTTTTGATTCTATGCTGGCTAGTTACCTGCTAAATCCAGATGCTAGCCATAACTTAAGTGATTTGGCGCTGCGTTACTTGGGTTTGAAGGCAAAAAGTTATTTAGATTTAGTTCCTAAAGGCAAAACCATTGCTGATTTAGACATTCCTATTGTAGCAGATTACTGCGGTATGGATGTTTATTCTACATTTGGTTTGGTGGCAAAATTGCGTGAGGAACTAGAAAAGATTCCCACTTTATATAAGCTATTGCTGGAAGTAGAACAGCCGCTAGAAGCAGTTTTAGCGGAAATGGAATACCTAGGAATTCGCATTAATTCAGCTTATCTGCAAGAACTTTCGCAGCAGTTAGAAATAGATTTAGCCAGGTTAGAGGAGCAGGCTACTGGGATAGCTGGGGAAAAATTCAATTTGGGTTCTCCCAAACAATTGAGCTTGATATTGTTTGAAAAATTGGGTTTAAGCACTAAGTATTCGCGAAAAATTCAAACTGGTTACTCTACAGATGCAGCCACTTTAGAAAAACTGCAAGAAGTTGATACAACTGGTTTTGTTGATGCCATTATTGAGTACCGCACCCTAGCGAAATTGAAGTCTACTTATGTAGATGCATTACCTGAATTAGTGCGTCTGGATACTCAGCGAGTGCATACTGATTTTAACCAAACAGCGACCTCAACAGGTAGATTATCTTCTTCTAATCCAAATTTACAAAATATTCCTATTCGCACAGCTTTTAGTCGCCAAATTCGTAAGGCGTTTTTACCAGAACCTGGCTGGTTAATGGTGGCTGCTGATTACTCACAAATTGAATTAAGGATTTTGGCTCATTTGAGTCAAGAGCCAGTATTAGTGAAAGCTTACCAAGAAAATGAAGATATTCACACTGTCACAGCGCGTTTGGTGTTTGAAAAAGAAGATATCACAGCAGATGAACGGCGGTTAGCAAAAACTATAAACTTTGGCGTTATTTATGGAATGGGAAGTTTAAAATTTGCCCGTTCCACTGGTGTAAACAAAGAAAATGCGAATGAATTTATTAAGCGGTTTAACAGTCGTTATTCCCAGGTTTTTGAATATTTAGAAGGAGTAAAAAAACAAGCAATAGCTCAAGGTTATGTAGAAACAATTCTCGGTCGTCGTCGTTATTTAGAGTTTACAAATAACAGTCTACGCAAATTAAAAGGTAGTAATCCAGAAGATATTGATTTGACCACATTAAAGAATTTGGGTGCTTACGATGCGGGTTTACTTCGTTCCGCTGCTAATGCACCAATTCAAGGTTCTAGCGCCGATATTATCAAAATAGCAATGGTGAGAATGCATGAGATTTTAAGTAAATATCAGGCGCAGTTGTTGTTACAAGTTCACGATGAATTGGTATTTGAAGTTCCCCACCAAGAGTGGGAAGAATTGCAACCGCAAATTAAATCGGTGATGGAAGATGCTGTAAAATTAAGTGTTCCCTTAGTGGTGGATGTGCGTGCGGGTGAGAATTGGATGGAAACAAAGTGA